One region of Salvia miltiorrhiza cultivar Shanhuang (shh) chromosome 3, IMPLAD_Smil_shh, whole genome shotgun sequence genomic DNA includes:
- the LOC131019175 gene encoding uncharacterized protein LOC131019175, with protein MELPISDVGHVELIGGLVKIKGGAISIPHHDVDYEFHNHKLRLVSSFPKEEENSDDDDDDDDWKDQESELICDGCITPIFSRKQRPSSSTSSSSSSSSSRKYYYYMSCSSGCNYNLHMACFRLPSRLPSIPLHHQSGHHLILKSSHKLPSEEWECKVCSLISSGLFYACTKCNFRADIKCASLPATIYHTAHQQHPLDFQPSWQLIYCDAMCGDSLYGNSYACGSCEFIVHVPCAILPESITSRRWDKHHRLLLTYDANLNNPGEFYCDACETAETNPKRWMYHCRHCDLSIHPRCLKSTSGEYRNIKFGKEYVINDAEVHPPHPLAYQLLTKRRCDLCRRDKYESRGFQCASCNFCVCLYACGEKMLKNGCMKAVE; from the coding sequence ATGGAGCTCCCAATAAGTGATGTGGGTCATGTGGAGCTAATTGGAGGTTTGGTAAAGATAAAAGGAGGAGCTATATCAATACCTCAtcatgatgttgattatgagtTCCACAATCACAAACTCAGATTAGTCTCATCATTtccaaaagaagaagaaaatagtgatgatgatgatgatgatgatgattggaAAGATCAAGAATCGGAATTAATATGTGATGGGTGCATTACTCCTATATTCAGCCGGAAACAAAGACCATCTTcttcaacatcatcatcatcttcttcttcttcaagtaGAAAATATTACTACTATATGAGTTGTAGCAGTGGATGCAATTACAATCTTCACATGGCGTGCTTCCGCTTGCCATCTCGCCTCCCCTCCATTCCACTCCACCACCAATCTGGTCACCACCtgattctcaaatcttctcacAAACTTCCATCCGAGGAGTGGGAGTGCAAGGTGTGTTCTCTCATATCAAGTGGACTGTTCTACGCTTGTACAAAATGCAACTTCAGAGCAGACATCAAGTGCGCTTCTCTGCCGGCCACCATATATCACACGGCTCACCAACAACATCCCCTCGACTTTCAACCCAGCTGGCAACTAATTTACTGTGATGCTATGTGTGGTGACTCCTTATACGGCAACTCTTACGCGTGCGGCAGCTGTGAGTTCATTGTGCACGTTCCATGCGCTATACTGCCAGAATCAATCACCAGCCGTAGATGGGACAAGCACCACCGGCTGCTATTGACGTACGACGCCAATCTCAACAATCCGGGTGAATTCTACTGCGACGCATGTGAAACAGCAGAAACGAATCCTAAGAGGTGGATGTATCACTGCCGCCACTGCGATCTATCCATCCATCCCCGCTGCTTGAAATCCACATCCGGTGAGTATAGAAACATCAAGTTCGGAAAGGAGTATGTGATTAATGATGCGGAAGTTCACCCACCACACCCTCTCGCCTATCAACTTCTCACAAAACGCCGTTGCGACCTTTGTCGTAGGGATAAGTATGAATCGCGAGGATTTCAGTGTGCATCATGCAACTTCTGCGTTTGTTTATACGCCTGCGGCGAGAAAATGCTCAAAAATGGCTGCATGAAGGCCGTCGAGTGA
- the LOC131019176 gene encoding uncharacterized protein LOC131019176, whose protein sequence is MSGKEKYKIEEEEEETKVVHHWSHEHRLTLGKPRIGERCYGCGRSFNRGEKAYECRLCWENIILDEECLGMPRKIRHEMHPQHTLTQHVFTSDQMIIHGETLKGKLCAICERIIIIRKRPYTNTEEGGILYKCTRAECELWMHMRCAQGSDMMYDAADDDDDDEKHRTIDHPSHPKHALKLVMRSCRFKCDACGITRGGKSYMCCKPNCQYWIHESCASLPQTIESEYHSHSLSLFFHVPPPYMKWDLKCDVCSKYLSSKYWIYHCELCSYVVHLKCASNATRYVVINILVSNYLKRNS, encoded by the coding sequence atgAGTGGGaaagaaaaatataagatagaggaagaggaggaggagacAAAGGTTGTTCATCATTGGAGCCACGAGCATCGACTTACTCTGGGAAAACCTCGTATAGGAGAAAGATGTTATGGTTGTGGAAGGTCTTTTAATAGAGGAGAGAAAGCTTATGAATGTAGATTATGTTGGGAGAATATCATATTAGATGAAGAATGTTTGGGAATGCCGAGGAAGATCAGACACGAAATGCACCCACAACACACACTTACTCAACATGTATTCACGTCTGACCAAATGATCATCCATGGCGAAACACTCAAAGGAAAGTTGTGTGCAATCTGCGAAAGGATTATTATCATTCGCAAAAGGCCTTATACCAACACGGAGGAGGGGGgcattttgtacaaatgtacGAGGGCAGAATGTGAGTTGTGGATGCATATGAGATGCGCGCAAGGTAGTGACATGATGTACGATGCAGCCGATGATGACGACGATGACGAGAAACATCGCACCATAGATCATCCGAGTCACCCCAAACATGCATTGAAGTTGGTGATGAGGAGTTGTCGCTTCAAGTGCGATGCTTGCGGCATCACACGCGGGGGGAAGTCCTACATGTGCTGCAAACCTAATTGTCAATATTGGATCCACGAGAGTTGCGCATCGTTGCCTCAAACCATCGAAAGCGAGTACCACtctcactccctctctctcttttttcatGTCCCACCTCCATATATGAAATGGGACTTGAAATGTGATGTGTGTAGCAAATATTTATCGTCTAAATATTGGATATATCATTGTGAGTTGTGCAGCTATGTTGTCCATCTCAAGTGCGCCTCCAACGCCACTAGGTACGTTGTGATCAATATTCTTGtttcaaattatttaaaaagaaaCAGCTAa
- the LOC131015398 gene encoding uncharacterized protein LOC131015398 translates to MLKFPISDVGEELIGGLVKREGGAISIPHHDEDYKFHNHKLRLAVLSLSREEEEEENSDNDDEKDDQESELICDGCITPIFNRKQRPSSSSSSSSSSKDYYYMSCSSGCNYNLHMACFRLPSRLPSIPLHHQSGHHLILKSSHKLPSEEWKCDVCSLQSSGLFYTCTNIFCLFRADIKCASLPATIYHTAHPQHPLYFQPHGKIRWTLLRPVRQKIYCDAMCGHAAYNYGCNYACGSCEFIVHVRCATLPASTSSRRWDKHHPLLLTYDANLNHQGESIYCDACETAETNPKTWMYRCRHCDLSIHPRCLISTSSEHRNIKFGDKYVIHDAALHPPHPLAYQLLPKRRCDLCRSDRYEQQGFECASCNFCVCLDNCGKEMLGKGDMKAVE, encoded by the coding sequence ATGTTGAAGTTCCCAATAAGTGATGTGGGTGAGGAGCTAATTGGAGGTTTGGTAAAGAGAGAAGGAGGAGCTATATCAATACCTCATCATGATGAAGATTATAAGTTCCACAATCACAAACTCCGATTAGCAGTACTCTCATTATCtcgggaagaagaagaagaagaaaatagtGATAATGATGATGAGAAAGATGATCAAGAATCAGAATTAATATGTGATGGGTGCATTACTCCTATATTCAACCGGAAACAGAGaccatcttcatcatcatcttcttcttcaagtAGTAAAGATTACTACTATATGAGTTGCAGCAGTGGATGCAATTACAATCTTCACATGGCGTGCTTCCGCTTGCCATCTCGCCTCCCCTCCATTCCACTCCACCACCAATCTGGTCACCACCTCattctcaaatcttctcacAAACTTCCATCCGAGGAGTGGAAGTGCGATGTGTGTTCTCTCCAATCAAGTGGGCTGTTCTACACTTGTACAAATATCTTTTGCTTGTTCAGAGCAGACATCAAGTGCGCTTCTCTGCCGGCCACCATATATCACACGGCTCACCCACAACATCCCCTCTATTTCCAACCTCACGGGAAAATACGATGGACACTATTGCGGCCTGTTAGGCAAAAGATTTACTGTGATGCTATGTGTGGTCACGCCGCATACAATTATGGCTGTAATTACGCGTGCGGCAGCTGTGAGTTCATTGTGCACGTTCGATGCGCTACGCTGCCGGCATCAACCAGCAGCCGTAGATGGGACAAGCACCACCCGCTGCTATTGACGTACGACGCCAATCTCAACCATCAAGGTGAATCAATCTACTGCGATGCATGTGAAACAGCAGAGACGAATCCTAAGACTTGGATGTATCGCTGCCGCCATTGCGATCTATCCATCCATCCCCGCTGCTTGATATCCACATCCAGTGAGCATAGAAACATCAAGTTCGGAGACAAGTATGTGATTCATGATGCGGCACTTCACCCACCACACCCTCTCGCCTATCAACTTCTCCCAAAACGCCGCTGCGACCTTTGTCGAAGTGATAGGTATGAACAGCAAGGATTTGAGTGTGCATCATGCAACTTCTGCGTTTGTTTAGACAACTGCGGTAAAGAAATGCTCGGAAAGGGAGACATGAAGGCCGTGGAGTGA
- the LOC131015403 gene encoding protein BIG GRAIN 1-like B has translation MYAREKLCNKSRKSDKDIPPPSFSSTLLDEIYRSIDGSVEKSDDLNGYKEAASSRRACLVEKWMEKEANERAAARRKRQQFLRESDTKSAAHDSDVIFFSSTSSSSDSSGALSSSDTEFFGSTGGRSKPKVSCFTARPKPVRTGSRSEPDRFKPDDRQDDLIKSKSRALKIYANLKKVKQPISPGGRLTSFINSLFSNAGGKKSRSLEARDDRSVAACSSASSFSRSCLSKYSPRSREKMRDGGERRTVKFEPAVVDRDLRSGGGKSVYSGDSGRFGRPPLPPPELKMNKKAEFVAQRQNSNSKRGDVFNYHVDEYEDEEDCLSDSSSDLFELDHLTFFGSNRYSEELPVYETTHFNTNCAIASGLIR, from the coding sequence ATGTATGCTCGAGAAAAACTATGCAACAAATCAAGAAAATCCGACAAAGATATTCCGCCGCCGTCATTCTCCTCCACTCTCCTCGACGAAATCTACCGCTCAATCGACGGGAGCGTCGAGAAATCCGATGATCTCAACGGCTATAAAGAAGCGGCGAGCTCTCGAAGAGCATGCTTGGTCGAGAAATGGATGGAGAAAGAGGCCAACGAGAGAGCCGCCGCGAGAAGAAAGAGACAGCAGTTTCTGCGAGAATCCGACACCAAATCGGCGGCGCACGACAGCGACGTCATATTCTTCAGCTCCACGTCGTCTTCCTCCGACAGCTCCGGCGCGCTTTCCTCCTCCGACACCGAGTTTTTCGGCTCGACCGGCGGCCGGTCCAAGCCGAAGGTCTCCTGCTTCACGGCCCGACCCAAACCGGTCCGCACCGGCTCCCGCTCCGAACCGGACCGGTTCAAGCCCGACGATCGCCAAGATGATTTGATCAAGTCGAAGTCGAGGGCGTTGAAGATTTACGCCAATTTGAAGAAGGTCAAGCAGCCGATCTCTCCCGGCGGGAGGCTGACGAGcttcatcaattcgcttttcaGCAATGCCGGCGGGAAGAAGTCGAGGAGCCTCGAGGCTCGGGACGATAGGTCGGTGGCGGCGTGCTCGTCGGCCTCGTCGTTCTCGCGGTCGTGCTTGAGCAAGTACTCCCCCCGGTCGCGGGAGAAGATGAGGGACGGCGGGGAGCGGAGAACGGTGAAATTTGAACCCGCGGTCGTGGACCGGGATTTGCGGTCGGGAGGGGGCAAGAGTGTGTATAGTGGGGACTCGGGCCGGTTCGGGCGGCCCCCGCTTCCCCCGCCCGAGTTGAAGATGAACAAGAAGGCGGAGTTCGTCGCACAAAGACAAAATAGTAATAGTAAAAGGGGTGATGTTTTCAATTATCACGTGGACGAGTACGAGGACGAGGAGGACTGTCTGAGTGATTCGAGCTCGGACTTGTTCGAGCTCGATCACCTAACGTTTTTCGGGAGCAATAGGTATAGCGAGGAGCTACCCGTGTACGAGACGACTCATTTCAATACGAATTGCGCTATAGCTAGTGGTTTGATCCGATGA